One Plasmodium relictum strain SGS1 genome assembly, chromosome: 2 genomic region harbors:
- a CDS encoding tRNA pseudouridine synthase D, putative has product MLFKKNLNNLFLLNYANIIFSLEKYKFISNLHYFSSTYLLEEDVGITHFMTDFIEINKSEKWDLKNKNSLDCIFKYKCEDFHVYEIDKNNNILNLKFFKRKILNDLKNSDTKIYKLNNKNEFYNNEKIYYNTLKCSKEIIEKNALYVKNKNEFLGNLSEKKETYTESSVIENNDENDKLKLDNVKFILYKVNKDTQEAIREISEASEIPIKSFHYSGFKDKRSVSTQIISTNFSYIREIDRIKNFYLSSKKKKLLICDIEKVHKNIELGEHRGNNFLVVLRNVQNNEDYLKNRLSYIKKFGFINYFGMQRFGVYKNTFNKGKALISRNYKEYINFVLDPNIFEKKFFLGNIIKDSVTIYLKNACNILKKKNATLAFRYFTSKMNKLLKENRIIQDSGSNKQSFTYKYFYSYMNNSEYEAFILLRNLYMYERNNQENKNNINNEKSELLISNLNSQKDENIMNKINDENYESQKYFYKNEKTCVKGISMETRRFHMHSYSAKIFNFLTSYRLENFGLKLEEGDFVFTKEIQSEGDEQKKQHNYITIYDNQLKDLNIYNVVLPVLGSMPHRLSYLNVFKKLYRKYRGQKIRIVFLEILLYLIYILYEDNLFGVGCNLIDSFINDLKQKNIKESIKLKGGEILNDIFPVRKILHLIKKFDKYINSFEYEYGMTCVFRNIVVIPKNFYYCFSKYNEPKAKFISDFYSSSLMNNVLKKEGKSSNANSYCNDSSDKNTSNYNNDKNTDYSEEIVFENGIKHLKHMRNIKNTENNIQIKNKKKISLINKDEEMNNANFQKDKNNHNSKEKEHKYKLNALILNFNLNSSSYATMLVRELYRKQNELLVHNLIKNCKKYDKLIERLKE; this is encoded by the coding sequence ATgctttttaagaaaaatcttaataatttatttttgttaaattatgcaaatattattttttcattagaaaaatataaatttataagtaATTTGCATTATTTTTCATCGACTTACTTACTTGAAGAAGATGTAGGAATTACTCACTTTATGACAGattttattgaaataaataaaagtgaaaaatgggatttaaaaaataaaaatagccTTGATTGCATATTCAAGTATAAATGTGAAGATTTTCATGTATATGAAATTGACaaaaacaataatatattaaatttaaaattctttaaaagaaaaatattaaatgacttaaaaaatagtgacactaaaatatataaattaaacaataaaaatgagTTTtacaataatgaaaaaatatattacaatACATTAAAGTGCTCAAAAGAAATCATTGAAAAAAATGCcttatatgtaaaaaataaaaatgaatttttggGTAATTTATCTGAAAAGAAGGAAACTTATACAGAAAGCTCtgttatagaaaataatgatgaaaatgataaattaaaattagacAATGTGaaatttattctttataaaGTTAATAAAGATACTCAAGAAGCAATTAGAGAAATTAGCGAAGCTTCTGAAATTCCAATTAAAAGTTTTCATTATTCAGGTTTTAAAGATAAAAGAAGCGTTTCTACTCAAATAATTTCAACGAATTTTAGTTACATAAGAGAAATTGATcgtataaaaaatttttatttgagcagtaaaaaaaaaaaattactaataTGTGATATTGAAAAagtacataaaaatatagagtTAGGTGAACATCGAGGAAACAATTTTTTAGTTGTTTTAAGAAATGTtcaaaataatgaagattatttaaagaatagACTAAGttatatcaaaaaatttggattcataaattattttgGTATGCAACGATTTGgtgtatataaaaatacatttaacAAAGGAAAAGCTCTAATATCtagaaattataaagaatatataaattttgttttagacccaaatatatttgaaaaaaaattttttttgggaaatattattaaagacAGTGTAAccatttatttgaaaaatgcTTGTAATATactcaaaaagaaaaatgctACACTAGCTTTTAGATATTTTACAagtaaaatgaataaattacTTAAAGAAAACCGCATAATACAAGATAGTGGATCAAACAAGCAGTCATTTACATACAAATATTTCTATTCATATATGAATAATTCTGAATATGAGGCTTTTATCCTCCTtagaaatttatatatgtatgaaAGAAACAAtcaggaaaataaaaataatataaacaatGAGAAAAGTGAGCTCTTAATAAGTAATTTAAATAGccaaaaagatgaaaatataatgaataaaataaatgatgaaAACTATGAAAGTCAGaagtatttttataaaaatgaaaaaacatGTGTTAAGGGAATAAGCATGGAAACAAGAAGATTTCATATGCACTCTTATAGtgcaaaaatatttaattttttaacttCTTACAGATTAGAAAACTTTGGATTAAAATTAGAAGAGGGTGATTTTGTATTTACAAAAGAAATTCAATCAGAAGGAgatgaacaaaaaaaacaGCATAATTATATAACTATATATGATAATCaattaaaagatttaaatatatataatgtcgTTTTACCTGTCTTAGGAAGTATGCCACATAGGTTATCATatttaaatgtttttaaaaagcTTTACAGAAAATACCGTGGACAAAAAATTCGCATAgtttttttagaaatattattatatttaatttatattttatatgaagATAATTTGTTTGGAGTAGGTTGTAATTTAATTGATAGTTTTATTAATGATTTaaagcaaaaaaatataaaagaatctattaaattaaaaggtGGAGAAATTTTAAACGATATTTTTCCAGttagaaaaattttacatctaataaaaaaatttgataaatatataaattctttTGAATATGAATATGGAATGACGTGTGTTTTTAGAAATATAGTTGTAATACCgaagaatttttattattgtttttcTAAATACAATGAACCTAAAGCTAAATTTATATCTGATTTCTACTCATCTAGTTTAATGaataatgttttaaaaaaagaaggtAAAAGTTCTAATGCAAACAGTTACTGTAATGACAGTAGTGACAAAAATACGAGCAATTATAATAATGACAAAAACACTGATTATTCTGAAGAAATAGTGTTCGAAAACGGTATAAAGCATTTAAAGCATATGAGAAACATTAAGAATacagaaaataatattcaaataaaaaataaaaaaaaaatttctttaataaataaagatgaaGAAATGAATAATGcaaattttcaaaaagacaaaaataatcataatagtaaagaaaaagaacATAAATACAAACTGAATGCtcttatattaaattttaacttAAATTCTTCTTCATATGCTACTATGCTTGTAAGAGAATTATACAGGAAGCAAAATGAACTATTAGTTCATAATTTGATTAAAAATTgcaaaaaatatgataaactAATAGAAagattaaaagaataa
- a CDS encoding AP-4 complex subunit beta, putative, with protein MSPGQVKKKNIPIPQYFVECKKSEINKLKEVLKKLPQERNDDKKREVLKKVIAYMTLGIDVSKLFPDIIMMSSTNDIIQKKMIYLYLNNYAETNSELSLLTINTLQKDSKDEDPIIRGLALRSFCNLRINNLFEYIEGPLFNGLKDKNPYVRRIAIISCIKLIKMNPQISIRNDIIKILKNMLLDNDPQCIINAVHALNEILIDEGGLKVNKEIIFNMLNKISSFNEWGKCVVLNIVSTYLPDNEDEMYDIMNILENHIRDFSSAVFLACLKCFLNFSMNDQDLQIQIFERMKDPLLTLISTSSCEISYVVLLHTNLLLHEANKLNYKIFDYDFKHFFFRFNDLTYIKDIKLDILVSVASKNNVVLIINELSEYISDSNIEIAQKSIYSIGCIALKIPKAISKIVELALSSFLPINYSYISSATLTMLANILRKYEEYTKIIIDEIVKYDTKSIDNVGITSYIWIVGEYCDYIENAPYILEEYVNLTDCSYIFMLELLTACIKVLYKRPAEMKIIVASLFDNILKNYKYPELTDKMYFYYKLLSYNYEEAFNIIACKKKIVKNFCESSENTLLDKLYNEFNTLSVLYKHPTNKFVEYSKICFGGVYDPEGNNDKDNLNLNYNLDDKNLDKSCKSEKNYNLNDNIDNDYNKKENNNLLNISEDVLLIDDKNYYEINKKSINHENTEEENPSMYPNRNDDYIILDKNLETSNNNFQNDITEQKDVYEHEISNIYNLKKIKEILIDADNINPEEYQEQWNILPEKNNEKIYLRKNHHNLKLETIDDLISKYNIMTLASGEINQCLKFYMYSQFYTRHYIFIELIFNKTENSINWILKSRCENTDLIEQFTDYFRDIFIDYM; from the exons ATGTCTCCTGGTCaagtaaaaaagaaaaatataccAATTCCACAATATTTTGTAGAATgcaaaaaa AGTGAAATtaacaaattaaaagaagttttaaaaaaattacctCAAGAAAGAAACgatgataaaaaaagagaagtCTTAAAGAAGGTAATAGCATATATGACATTAGGTATTGATGTTTCTAAATTATTTCCAGATATTATAATGATGTCAAGTACAAATGATATaatccaaaaaaaaatgatttatttatatttaaataattatgcaG AAACTAATTCTGAATTATCTTTACTTACTATCAACACCTTACAAAAAGATAGTAAAGATGAAGACCCAATAATAAGAGGATTAGCTTTGCGTAGTTTTTGTAACttaagaataaataatttatttgaataCATTGAAGGGCCTTTGTTCAATGGTTTGAAAGACAAAAATCCATATGTTAGAAGAATTGCTATTATCAGctgtataaaattaataaaaatgaatccTCAAATTTCTATAAGAAATgatatcataaaaatattaaaaaatatgttattagATAATGATCCCCAGTGTATAATTAATGCAGTGCATgctttaaatgaaatattaattGATGAAGGTGGcttaaaagtaaataaagaaataatttttaatatgttaAATAAGATATCAAGTTTTAATGAATGGGGTAAATGTGTTGTTTTAAACATCGTAAGCACTTATTTACCAGATAATGAAGATGAAATGTATGatattatgaatatattagaaaatcATATAAGAGATTTTTCTTCTGCCGTCTTTTTGGCATGCCTAAAAtgttttcttaatttttctatgAACGACCAAGATTTACAAATTCAAATATTTGAAAGGATGAAAGATCCTTTACTAACCTTAATTTCTACCTCTTCATGTGAAATTTCTTATGTTGTTTTGTTACAtactaatttattattacatGAAGCAAATAAactaaattataaaatttttgattATGATTTTAAgcactttttttttcgatTTAATGATCTgacatatataaaagatattaagTTAGACATTCTTGTATCTGTAGCATCAAAG aataatgtagtattaataattaacGAATTGAGTGAATATATTTCAGATAGCAATATTGAAATTGCTCAGAAATCTATATATTCCATTGGTTGTATAGCTTTAAAAATACCAAAAGCTATTTCAAAAATTGTTGAATTAGCGTTATCATCCTTCTTGCCAATAAATTATTCATACATAAGTAGTGCTACATTAACAATGCTAGctaatattttaagaaaatacgAAGAgtatacaaaaataattattgatGAAATTGTAAAATATGACACTAAATCAATTGATAATGTAGGAATAACTTCATACATTTGGATAGTTGGAGAATATTGTGATTATATAGAAAATGCTCCATATATATTAGAGGAGTATGTCAACTTAACTGATTGTTCCTACATATTTATGCTGGAACTATTAACAGCTTGTATAAaagttttatataaaagacCTGCtgaaatgaaaattattgtAGCATCCTTGTTcgataatatattaaaaaattataaatatccTGAATTAACAgataaaatgtatttttactATAAACTGTTAAGTTATAATTATGAAGAAgcatttaatataattgcttgtaaaaagaaaatagtaaaaaatttttgcGAATCAAGTGAAAATACATTATTAGATAAGTTATACAATGAATTTAATACTTTGTCAGTTTTATACAAACATCCTACAAATAAATTTGTGgaatattcaaaaatatgCTTTGGAGGAGTATACGATCCTGAGGgaaataatgataaagataatttaaatttaaattataatttagatgataaaaatttagataaaagTTGCAAATCAGAAAAAAACTATAATCTTAATGATAATATAGACaatgattataataaaaaagaaaataataatttacttAATATAAGTGAAGATGTATTATTAATtgatgataaaaattattacgaaattaataaaaaaagtatcaATCACGAAAATACTGAAGAAGAAAATCCTAGCATGTACCCCAATAGAAATGatgattatattattttagatAAGAATCTCGAAACATCAAACAATAATTTTCAGAATGATATTACAGAACAAAAAGATGTATATGAACATGAAATATCCAATATTTATAAtcttaaaaagataaaagaaatattaatagATGCTGATAATATAAATCCAGAGGAATATCAAGAACAATGGAATATCTTACCAGAAaagaataatgaaaaaatatatttaagaaaaaatcaCCACAATTTGAAATTAGAAACTATTGATGATTTAAtatcaaaatataatataatgaCATTAGCATCAGGAGAAATAAATCAGTgtttaaaattttacatGTATTCTCAATTTTATACAAggcattatatatttattgagctaatttttaataaaacagAAAACTCTATTAATTGGATACTAAAGTCTCGTTGCGAAAATACTGATCTTATTGAGCAATTTACTGATTATTTTAGAGATATTTTTATAGattatatgtaa